A genome region from Solanum pennellii chromosome 12, SPENNV200 includes the following:
- the LOC107007229 gene encoding calmodulin-binding transcription activator 4-like isoform X6: MSQSSPISSTFPLSPSLYSTQHPGFNVPGSESYQQYQDESRPGYGEICSDAVIHSNGMNVSDITRMMEGVSNSPKVEISQALRRLEEQLNLNDDSSSEIYSLYSEIENSNDAENVVHDKSSLVQIQDNSNNFLFLPHSGESSESRDQLLNLDDSMWKEMLDHCRSSPASQPQAKCFEKLDENGMLQTSSGSEPIEAIKSDRWPIIGGKEALKCSVTNLKQVDDFKYIGCAQINAFGSYPDQCTTIFDQDQIGISSETNMSLTIVQKQKFTIHDISPDWGYASDATKVVIIGSYLCNPSEYTWTCMFGDTEVPVQIIKDGAIRCQAPPHLPGKVALCVTTGNRIPCSEVREFEYRAKFDDRGQNVVPEVGGASKSSEELLLLVRFVQMLLSDSSVQIGDGSESNNDILEKSKASEDSWSQVIGSLLFGTSTSTVTIDWLLQELLKNKLQQWLSSKLQVKNNEMVYSLSRKDQGIVHMIAGLGFEWALHPVLNAGVSANFRDIRGWTALHWAARFGREKMVASLIASGAFAGAVTDPSSQDPFGKTAASIASSCGHKGVAGYLSEVALTSHLTSLTLEECDVSKGTADIEAEQTISNITTTSPVTHEDQLSLKDTLDAVRNAAQAAARIQSAFRAHSFRKRRLREAAHVATTCRDEYCILSNDVLGLSAASKLAFRNVRDYNSAALSIQRKYRGWKGRKDFLVFRQKVVKIQAHVRGYQVRKEYKVCWAVGILEKVVLRWRRRGVGLRGFRLEDEPIEESENEDILKLFRKQKVDAAINEAVSRVLLMVDSPEARQQYRRILEKYRQAKAEVAGAKSDAISTAHSDISNVENNDVYHS; this comes from the exons ATGTCACAGTCATCTCCAATTTCCTCTACTTTCCCTCTGAGTCCCAGCTTATATTCTACTCAACATCCAGGCTTCAATGTTCCTGGTAGTGAATCTTATCAACAATACCAGGATGAATCTAGACCTGGATATGGAGAAATTTGTTCTGATGCAGTTATCCATAGTAATGGGATGAATGTCTCGGACATCACCAGGATGATGGAGGGGGTGAGCAACTCACCGAAGGTTGAGATAAGTCAAGCATTGCGAAGACTTGAGGAGCAGTTAAATTTAAATGATGACAGCTCGTCGGAAATTTATTCACTCTATAGTGAGATTGAGAACTCAAATGATGCTGAAAATGTCGTGCATGACAAAAGTTCACTTGTCCAGATCCAGgacaattcaaataattttctgTTCCTGCCTCATTCAG GTGAGAGCAGTGAATCTCGGGATCAGCTTTTGAACCTGGATGATAGCATGTGGAAAGAGATGCTGGATCACTGCAGGAGCTCTCCGGCTTCTCAGCCACAAGCCAAATGTTTTGAAAAGTTGGACGAGAAT GGAATGCTACAAACTTCGTCAGGAAGTGAACCAATAGAAGCAATAAAAAGCGATAGGTGGCCTATAATTGGTGGAAAGGAAGCTCTGAAAT GTTCTGTGACAAATCTTAAGCAAGTCGACGATTTCAAGTATattggatgtgcacaaataaaTGCTTTTGGATCCTATCCTGACCAGTGTACAACAATATTTGACCAAGATCAGATTGGAATTTCTTCTGAAACTAATATGAGCTTAACAATTGTCCAGAAGCAGAAATTTACTATTCATGATATATCTCCTGATTGGGGTTATGCATCTGATGCAACAAAG GTAGTTATAATTGGATCGTATCTCTGCAATCCATCAGAGTACACGTGGACTTGTATGTTTGGTGATACTGAAGTTCCTGTTCAGATCATTAAGGACGGTGCCATCCGCTGCCAGGCGCCTCCTCACTTGCCAGGTAAAGTCGCACTTTGTGTTACTACTGGCAATAGGATACCTTGCAGTGAAGTAAGAGAGTTTGAATACCGTGCTAAGTTTGATGATCGTGGTCAAAATGTTGTACCTGAAGTCGGAGGAGCTTCTAAGAGTTCGGAGGAACTGTTGCTACTTGTCAGATTTGTGCAGATGCTTCTATCTGACTCATCAGTGCAGATAGGAGATGGTTCTGAGTCGAACAATGATATCTTGGAGAAGTCCAAAGCAAGCGAAGATTCATGGAGCCAAGTTATTGGATCTCTTTTATTTGGCACTTCAACATCAACCGTAACCATTGATTGGCTTCTACAAGAGCTTTTGAAAAACAAGTTGCAACAGTGGCTTTCATCCAAATTGCAAGTAAAAAATAACGAAATGGTTTATTCCTTGTCCAGGAAAGATCAAGGAATAGTGCACATGATTGCTGGCCTGGGGTTTGAGTGGGCTTTGCACCCAGTTTTAAATGCTGGAGTAAGTGCTAACTTCCGTGATATTCGTGGCTGGACTGCCCTGCACTGGGCTGCACGCTTTGGAAG GGAAAAAATGGTTGCATCACTCATAGCATCTGGTGCATTTGCTGGAGCTGTTACTGATCCGTCATCACAAGATCCGTTTGGGAAAACTGCTGCATCAATTGCTTCTAGCTGCGGTCACAAGGGAGTTGCAGGTTATCTTTCAGAGGTGGCTCTCACCAGCCATTTGACGTCCCTCACATTAGAGGAATGTGACGTCTCAAAGGGGACTGCTGATATTGAAGCAGAACAAACTATCAGTAATATAACAACCACGAGTCCTGTCACACACGAGGATCAGCTTTCTCTAAAGGACACTTTAGATGCAGTCCGCAATGCAGCTCAGGCTGCTGCTCGCATACAATCTGCATTCCGAGCACATTCATTCAGGAAGAGACGACTGAGAGAAGCTGCGCATGTTGCTACCACTTGCAGAGATGAATATTGTATCCTCTCAAACGATGTTCTTGGGCTTTCAGCTGCCTCAAAGTTGGCATTCCGTAATGTGCGGGACTATAACTCAGCAGCATTATCTATTCAGAGGAAATATCGGGGATGGAAAGGCCGGAAAGACTTCCTAGTATTTCGTCAGAAAGTAGTGAAGATACAG GCTCATGTACGAGGATATCAGGTTAGAAAGGAATACAAGGTATGTTGGGCTGTGGGTATTTTAGAGAAGGTGGTGCTAAGGTGGCGTCGACGGGGTGTTGGTCTTCGGGGATTCCGACTAGAAGATGAACCCATCGAGGAAAGTGAGAATGAAGACATTCTCAAGTTGTTCCGCAAACAGAAAGTGGATGCTGCTATTAATGAGGCTGTCTCTAGAGTGCTATTGATGGTTGACTCCCCAGAAGCACGCCAGCAATATCGACGCATTCTTGAAAAGTATCGGCAAGCTAAG
- the LOC107007229 gene encoding calmodulin-binding transcription activator 4-like isoform X5 has product MFLFNKRVLRYFRKDGHSWRKKKDGRTVGEAHERLKVGNAEALNCYYAHGEKNSNFQRRSYWILDPAYEHIVLVHYRDITEGRQIAAFMSQSSPISSTFPLSPSLYSTQHPGFNVPGSESYQQYQDESRPGYGEICSDAVIHSNGMNVSDITRMMEGVSNSPKVEISQALRRLEEQLNLNDDSSSEIYSLYSEIENSNDAENVVHDKSSLVQIQDNSNNFLFLPHSGESSESRDQLLNLDDSMWKEMLDHCRSSPASQPQAKCFEKLDENGMLQTSSGSEPIEAIKSDRWPIIGGKEALKCSVTNLKQVDDFKYIGCAQINAFGSYPDQCTTIFDQDQIGISSETNMSLTIVQKQKFTIHDISPDWGYASDATKVVIIGSYLCNPSEYTWTCMFGDTEVPVQIIKDGAIRCQAPPHLPGKVALCVTTGNRIPCSEVREFEYRAKFDDRGQNVVPEVGGASKSSEELLLLVRFVQMLLSDSSVQIGDGSESNNDILEKSKASEDSWSQVIGSLLFGTSTSTVTIDWLLQELLKNKLQQWLSSKLQVKNNEMVYSLSRKDQGIVHMIAGLGFEWALHPVLNAGVSANFRDIRGWTALHWAARFGREKMVASLIASGAFAGAVTDPSSQDPFGKTAASIASSCGHKGVAGYLSEVALTSHLTSLTLEECDVSKGTADIEAEQTISNITTTSPVTHEDQLSLKDTLDAVRNAAQAAARIQSAFRAHSFRKRRLREAAHVATTCRDEYCILSNDVLGLSAASKLAFRNVRDYNSAALSIQRKYRGWKGRKDFLVFRQKVVKIQAHVRGYQVRKEYKVCWAVGILEKVVLRWRRRGVGLRGFRLEDEPIEESENEDILKLFRKQKVDAAINEAVSRVLLMVDSPEARQQYRRILEKYRQAKAEVAGAKSDAISTAHSDISNVENNDVYHS; this is encoded by the exons ATGTTTCTCTTTAATAAGAGGGTCCTCAGGTACTTCCGTAAAGATGGTCATAGTTGGCgtaaaaagaaggatggaaggaCTGTAGGAGAGGCACATGAGCGGCTTAAG GTTGGAAATGCTGAAGCCCTAAATTGTTATTATGCACATGGTGAGAAGAACTCTAATTTCCAGAGGCGCAGCTATTGGATATTGGATCC TGCCTACGAGCACATTGTTCTGGTTCACTACAGAGATATAACTGAG GGGAGGCAGATTGCAGCATTCATGTCACAGTCATCTCCAATTTCCTCTACTTTCCCTCTGAGTCCCAGCTTATATTCTACTCAACATCCAGGCTTCAATGTTCCTGGTAGTGAATCTTATCAACAATACCAGGATGAATCTAGACCTGGATATGGAGAAATTTGTTCTGATGCAGTTATCCATAGTAATGGGATGAATGTCTCGGACATCACCAGGATGATGGAGGGGGTGAGCAACTCACCGAAGGTTGAGATAAGTCAAGCATTGCGAAGACTTGAGGAGCAGTTAAATTTAAATGATGACAGCTCGTCGGAAATTTATTCACTCTATAGTGAGATTGAGAACTCAAATGATGCTGAAAATGTCGTGCATGACAAAAGTTCACTTGTCCAGATCCAGgacaattcaaataattttctgTTCCTGCCTCATTCAG GTGAGAGCAGTGAATCTCGGGATCAGCTTTTGAACCTGGATGATAGCATGTGGAAAGAGATGCTGGATCACTGCAGGAGCTCTCCGGCTTCTCAGCCACAAGCCAAATGTTTTGAAAAGTTGGACGAGAAT GGAATGCTACAAACTTCGTCAGGAAGTGAACCAATAGAAGCAATAAAAAGCGATAGGTGGCCTATAATTGGTGGAAAGGAAGCTCTGAAAT GTTCTGTGACAAATCTTAAGCAAGTCGACGATTTCAAGTATattggatgtgcacaaataaaTGCTTTTGGATCCTATCCTGACCAGTGTACAACAATATTTGACCAAGATCAGATTGGAATTTCTTCTGAAACTAATATGAGCTTAACAATTGTCCAGAAGCAGAAATTTACTATTCATGATATATCTCCTGATTGGGGTTATGCATCTGATGCAACAAAG GTAGTTATAATTGGATCGTATCTCTGCAATCCATCAGAGTACACGTGGACTTGTATGTTTGGTGATACTGAAGTTCCTGTTCAGATCATTAAGGACGGTGCCATCCGCTGCCAGGCGCCTCCTCACTTGCCAGGTAAAGTCGCACTTTGTGTTACTACTGGCAATAGGATACCTTGCAGTGAAGTAAGAGAGTTTGAATACCGTGCTAAGTTTGATGATCGTGGTCAAAATGTTGTACCTGAAGTCGGAGGAGCTTCTAAGAGTTCGGAGGAACTGTTGCTACTTGTCAGATTTGTGCAGATGCTTCTATCTGACTCATCAGTGCAGATAGGAGATGGTTCTGAGTCGAACAATGATATCTTGGAGAAGTCCAAAGCAAGCGAAGATTCATGGAGCCAAGTTATTGGATCTCTTTTATTTGGCACTTCAACATCAACCGTAACCATTGATTGGCTTCTACAAGAGCTTTTGAAAAACAAGTTGCAACAGTGGCTTTCATCCAAATTGCAAGTAAAAAATAACGAAATGGTTTATTCCTTGTCCAGGAAAGATCAAGGAATAGTGCACATGATTGCTGGCCTGGGGTTTGAGTGGGCTTTGCACCCAGTTTTAAATGCTGGAGTAAGTGCTAACTTCCGTGATATTCGTGGCTGGACTGCCCTGCACTGGGCTGCACGCTTTGGAAG GGAAAAAATGGTTGCATCACTCATAGCATCTGGTGCATTTGCTGGAGCTGTTACTGATCCGTCATCACAAGATCCGTTTGGGAAAACTGCTGCATCAATTGCTTCTAGCTGCGGTCACAAGGGAGTTGCAGGTTATCTTTCAGAGGTGGCTCTCACCAGCCATTTGACGTCCCTCACATTAGAGGAATGTGACGTCTCAAAGGGGACTGCTGATATTGAAGCAGAACAAACTATCAGTAATATAACAACCACGAGTCCTGTCACACACGAGGATCAGCTTTCTCTAAAGGACACTTTAGATGCAGTCCGCAATGCAGCTCAGGCTGCTGCTCGCATACAATCTGCATTCCGAGCACATTCATTCAGGAAGAGACGACTGAGAGAAGCTGCGCATGTTGCTACCACTTGCAGAGATGAATATTGTATCCTCTCAAACGATGTTCTTGGGCTTTCAGCTGCCTCAAAGTTGGCATTCCGTAATGTGCGGGACTATAACTCAGCAGCATTATCTATTCAGAGGAAATATCGGGGATGGAAAGGCCGGAAAGACTTCCTAGTATTTCGTCAGAAAGTAGTGAAGATACAG GCTCATGTACGAGGATATCAGGTTAGAAAGGAATACAAGGTATGTTGGGCTGTGGGTATTTTAGAGAAGGTGGTGCTAAGGTGGCGTCGACGGGGTGTTGGTCTTCGGGGATTCCGACTAGAAGATGAACCCATCGAGGAAAGTGAGAATGAAGACATTCTCAAGTTGTTCCGCAAACAGAAAGTGGATGCTGCTATTAATGAGGCTGTCTCTAGAGTGCTATTGATGGTTGACTCCCCAGAAGCACGCCAGCAATATCGACGCATTCTTGAAAAGTATCGGCAAGCTAAG
- the LOC107007229 gene encoding calmodulin-binding transcription activator 4-like isoform X3, with translation MAESGYNTNDLVQEGRFRWLRPAEVLFILQNHDDRQLAHQPPQKPASGSMFLFNKRVLRYFRKDGHSWRKKKDGRTVGEAHERLKVGNAEALNCYYAHGEKNSNFQRRSYWILDPAYEHIVLVHYRDITEIAAFMSQSSPISSTFPLSPSLYSTQHPGFNVPGSESYQQYQDESRPGYGEICSDAVIHSNGMNVSDITRMMEGVSNSPKVEISQALRRLEEQLNLNDDSSSEIYSLYSEIENSNDAENVVHDKSSLVQIQDNSNNFLFLPHSGESSESRDQLLNLDDSMWKEMLDHCRSSPASQPQAKCFEKLDENGMLQTSSGSEPIEAIKSDRWPIIGGKEALKCSVTNLKQVDDFKYIGCAQINAFGSYPDQCTTIFDQDQIGISSETNMSLTIVQKQKFTIHDISPDWGYASDATKVVIIGSYLCNPSEYTWTCMFGDTEVPVQIIKDGAIRCQAPPHLPGKVALCVTTGNRIPCSEVREFEYRAKFDDRGQNVVPEVGGASKSSEELLLLVRFVQMLLSDSSVQIGDGSESNNDILEKSKASEDSWSQVIGSLLFGTSTSTVTIDWLLQELLKNKLQQWLSSKLQVKNNEMVYSLSRKDQGIVHMIAGLGFEWALHPVLNAGVSANFRDIRGWTALHWAARFGREKMVASLIASGAFAGAVTDPSSQDPFGKTAASIASSCGHKGVAGYLSEVALTSHLTSLTLEECDVSKGTADIEAEQTISNITTTSPVTHEDQLSLKDTLDAVRNAAQAAARIQSAFRAHSFRKRRLREAAHVATTCRDEYCILSNDVLGLSAASKLAFRNVRDYNSAALSIQRKYRGWKGRKDFLVFRQKVVKIQAHVRGYQVRKEYKVCWAVGILEKVVLRWRRRGVGLRGFRLEDEPIEESENEDILKLFRKQKVDAAINEAVSRVLLMVDSPEARQQYRRILEKYRQAKAEVAGAKSDAISTAHSDISNVENNDVYHS, from the exons ATGGCAGAATCAG GATACAACACAAATGATTTGGTTCAGGAAGGCCGTTTTAGGTGGTTAAGACCTGCAGAGGTGCTCTTCATACTACAGAATCATGACGATCGCCAACTTGCGCATCAACCACCTCAAAAGCCAGCTA GTGGATCTATGTTTCTCTTTAATAAGAGGGTCCTCAGGTACTTCCGTAAAGATGGTCATAGTTGGCgtaaaaagaaggatggaaggaCTGTAGGAGAGGCACATGAGCGGCTTAAG GTTGGAAATGCTGAAGCCCTAAATTGTTATTATGCACATGGTGAGAAGAACTCTAATTTCCAGAGGCGCAGCTATTGGATATTGGATCC TGCCTACGAGCACATTGTTCTGGTTCACTACAGAGATATAACTGAG ATTGCAGCATTCATGTCACAGTCATCTCCAATTTCCTCTACTTTCCCTCTGAGTCCCAGCTTATATTCTACTCAACATCCAGGCTTCAATGTTCCTGGTAGTGAATCTTATCAACAATACCAGGATGAATCTAGACCTGGATATGGAGAAATTTGTTCTGATGCAGTTATCCATAGTAATGGGATGAATGTCTCGGACATCACCAGGATGATGGAGGGGGTGAGCAACTCACCGAAGGTTGAGATAAGTCAAGCATTGCGAAGACTTGAGGAGCAGTTAAATTTAAATGATGACAGCTCGTCGGAAATTTATTCACTCTATAGTGAGATTGAGAACTCAAATGATGCTGAAAATGTCGTGCATGACAAAAGTTCACTTGTCCAGATCCAGgacaattcaaataattttctgTTCCTGCCTCATTCAG GTGAGAGCAGTGAATCTCGGGATCAGCTTTTGAACCTGGATGATAGCATGTGGAAAGAGATGCTGGATCACTGCAGGAGCTCTCCGGCTTCTCAGCCACAAGCCAAATGTTTTGAAAAGTTGGACGAGAAT GGAATGCTACAAACTTCGTCAGGAAGTGAACCAATAGAAGCAATAAAAAGCGATAGGTGGCCTATAATTGGTGGAAAGGAAGCTCTGAAAT GTTCTGTGACAAATCTTAAGCAAGTCGACGATTTCAAGTATattggatgtgcacaaataaaTGCTTTTGGATCCTATCCTGACCAGTGTACAACAATATTTGACCAAGATCAGATTGGAATTTCTTCTGAAACTAATATGAGCTTAACAATTGTCCAGAAGCAGAAATTTACTATTCATGATATATCTCCTGATTGGGGTTATGCATCTGATGCAACAAAG GTAGTTATAATTGGATCGTATCTCTGCAATCCATCAGAGTACACGTGGACTTGTATGTTTGGTGATACTGAAGTTCCTGTTCAGATCATTAAGGACGGTGCCATCCGCTGCCAGGCGCCTCCTCACTTGCCAGGTAAAGTCGCACTTTGTGTTACTACTGGCAATAGGATACCTTGCAGTGAAGTAAGAGAGTTTGAATACCGTGCTAAGTTTGATGATCGTGGTCAAAATGTTGTACCTGAAGTCGGAGGAGCTTCTAAGAGTTCGGAGGAACTGTTGCTACTTGTCAGATTTGTGCAGATGCTTCTATCTGACTCATCAGTGCAGATAGGAGATGGTTCTGAGTCGAACAATGATATCTTGGAGAAGTCCAAAGCAAGCGAAGATTCATGGAGCCAAGTTATTGGATCTCTTTTATTTGGCACTTCAACATCAACCGTAACCATTGATTGGCTTCTACAAGAGCTTTTGAAAAACAAGTTGCAACAGTGGCTTTCATCCAAATTGCAAGTAAAAAATAACGAAATGGTTTATTCCTTGTCCAGGAAAGATCAAGGAATAGTGCACATGATTGCTGGCCTGGGGTTTGAGTGGGCTTTGCACCCAGTTTTAAATGCTGGAGTAAGTGCTAACTTCCGTGATATTCGTGGCTGGACTGCCCTGCACTGGGCTGCACGCTTTGGAAG GGAAAAAATGGTTGCATCACTCATAGCATCTGGTGCATTTGCTGGAGCTGTTACTGATCCGTCATCACAAGATCCGTTTGGGAAAACTGCTGCATCAATTGCTTCTAGCTGCGGTCACAAGGGAGTTGCAGGTTATCTTTCAGAGGTGGCTCTCACCAGCCATTTGACGTCCCTCACATTAGAGGAATGTGACGTCTCAAAGGGGACTGCTGATATTGAAGCAGAACAAACTATCAGTAATATAACAACCACGAGTCCTGTCACACACGAGGATCAGCTTTCTCTAAAGGACACTTTAGATGCAGTCCGCAATGCAGCTCAGGCTGCTGCTCGCATACAATCTGCATTCCGAGCACATTCATTCAGGAAGAGACGACTGAGAGAAGCTGCGCATGTTGCTACCACTTGCAGAGATGAATATTGTATCCTCTCAAACGATGTTCTTGGGCTTTCAGCTGCCTCAAAGTTGGCATTCCGTAATGTGCGGGACTATAACTCAGCAGCATTATCTATTCAGAGGAAATATCGGGGATGGAAAGGCCGGAAAGACTTCCTAGTATTTCGTCAGAAAGTAGTGAAGATACAG GCTCATGTACGAGGATATCAGGTTAGAAAGGAATACAAGGTATGTTGGGCTGTGGGTATTTTAGAGAAGGTGGTGCTAAGGTGGCGTCGACGGGGTGTTGGTCTTCGGGGATTCCGACTAGAAGATGAACCCATCGAGGAAAGTGAGAATGAAGACATTCTCAAGTTGTTCCGCAAACAGAAAGTGGATGCTGCTATTAATGAGGCTGTCTCTAGAGTGCTATTGATGGTTGACTCCCCAGAAGCACGCCAGCAATATCGACGCATTCTTGAAAAGTATCGGCAAGCTAAG